The Belonocnema kinseyi isolate 2016_QV_RU_SX_M_011 chromosome 2, B_treatae_v1, whole genome shotgun sequence nucleotide sequence CTAATCGtgaaaaaaaatataggaaattcAATATAAGAAAATCATTATAGATCTATAATAATTTCCACGACAATAAAAGATCAGAAGACCaggtgtaaattttttatttatctttctttttaattgctttcttattttttacaCCAAAAGTCCTCCCGAACGAAAAGGAATTTAAGTGAAGAACAAATATAATCAGTAGATGAGGAACAGCCACAGCCGAGAAGACagctatttttaggttaaaattcgcAAATGgcaattaaagtaattaaaattgaaaattgtatctcttcattcatttttttaattttattcgaataacatattataaatatattagttatattcTATACATACTGATGCTATAACATTTTTAGTAGGATACGTCACTTCCCTTTTTCAGGCAATATCATCGGGAAAAAAATGTTGCTCGCAAACAAACTGGTCAGCTGTTGCTGAAAAATCCTTcctatttattgttttttgatatatatcaactaaattttgagacactttgaaaaaatgaatttttcgccGTCGTCACGACTCGTATTTTTTCTTTATCTTCACCCACTCAATTTTGATACTTGTTTTTACTCGAATCAAGTTCTTTAAATTTTGGTTCTCGTGTAAAAATTTTAGGCTTACATTTTATAATatactataaaaatattattgtttttaaaaaaaaatttcccatttagCGGCAAATTAAAGTAGGGACATGTGCGAGAAGCGCCGCTATGTGGCGATATTTCGCACATAGCAACTCATAGCAATAAGATCCGAAAATTTTATAGCTGAAATACGAAGAGTCGGAAAGGGCtgataaaaactaaaaacagtttCATGCTTAGCAGGCTCAGCGCCGACATAACCTATGATATACATTCAGATTCATCTGGAACGAATAATAGCAATACTTTCTTGcaaaactgttttctattttaaatatactGGACCGTATgcttattatatacttaaaatgTGTTTTCAACACTGATATATACATATAAACTGGACACGAGATAGCAGTGTATCTGCAGATCTCGGGTATCTGCCAAAGGgagtttgaggcaaattgaaagagggttttgacactTAGCTCCCTCGATGGTCATCcagtgaagtaagtgaaacgagcgcgaaattcgaaatgtgtagtttgtGAGAACAAAAGGAGtatattttattcataagaagaatataatttatatgctctacataaagttttatgctttactattcccattttcatcgaaaacaatttttttatagtaatttttaaaatttaatttaatttgaaattgataattaatgtcctttatgaaaattgaacaactttaaatccaaatttattgcTTCTACGttacatttgatctttttcgatgaaaatgtaggttaagtttacagtagatggagaatttctttagaaagtcaaatatttggttgacatttgatgtattttgtgaaaagtttttgtttctcggtgcgaaaaagtaaccttttcggcgaaaaataaattttagatgaaaattcattttcttaaacaaaaattcatttttatagctgaaaatcttactattccaatttttattgaaaaaaaatttttttacagtaatttttaaatttaatttaattttaaattgaaaaccaatgtgctttatgaaaattgaacaactttaaatcgatGTTTATATATTCTACCTTAAATTTGATCTgcctgcaagttttaaacgaaaaggatgagtTCTCGATacaattgttcacttttgaaccagcaaaaaacttattcttttcgtttaaaacttgtaggctttcatataaaaaattactaatggcttaaaatttatatttccctgtcgaaatttcaaccgaaatcttttcttcaatgaaatttaaatactttttattcttattttcattttccatttcagaattcatatcttttcagaagaaatttcatgtttgctGGATTGAAAtacaatttactggttcaaacgtgaacaattttattgagaacttatttttgggttaaaattgcattttaattcaagaaacatGTAATTTTTACTAAAGGAAGATAAAGTATCACAGACAAAATATAAATTGGAATaaacagtatttaaatttcaataaataaacatttcagttCAACTTTAAGCAgggaaatttaaactttaaatcattcgTCGATTTATTATGAAAGCCAATTTATTGGTTCAAAAGTGAGCAATTTTATTGAGAACTTATTGTTgggttaaaattgcattttaattcaagaaacatgaaatttttactaaagaaagatgaagtttcacaGAGAAAGTAGAAATTGGAATaaacagtatttaaatttaaatgagaaaacatttcagttgaactttaagcagggaaatttaaattttaattcattcatcaattttttataaaagcctgcaagttttaaacgaaaaggatgagtGCACCTATGCTTAGGTGCCTTACACCGAAAACTAATCCGATGGAagtaattttggaataaaaagtaaatgtgtgaattggaatgaaatgaatttattcagtaaaaaattgaacagagTGACGTGCTCTAGTTAGAGGATCGAGCAAGACTATTGACCCCTCCATTACATGGGGTTCCTTAAGTACCTCGTCGTTTTTTACAGGGAGGTTTTGGTTTCGACACGATTTCGTAGATCTATAACCGTTAATTATTAACTCTTCGAGATACATACTACACTTGAAAGCGCATGCCGAAATAAGTGTTCAGATCTGTCCGATCGTAAATGTATAAAGTTtcttatttcgtagaaaattctatttgtcAGCCAAGGCGACTTGAGAAAAAACAGGGTATAAGATTTCAATGCCTTTTCCGACATAAACACTCGCTGAAATAATTCGTTCAAATATGATATACAAACAAAAGTATGAATAGTTACTTTCAAAAATACACGTGCACGTGTTCATACTCCCCCCTTTGAGAGAGTAgcgataaaaattgtttttaatcgtCGCATGTAACTTGAACAGTAATAACTTCTTAGTTAATGCATATCTTATAAAGGAGCTTActgtttgataaataatttattattctataGGCAAACTCGCAATTTTCGTAGTTGGGCGCTTGTACAATTGATCCTTGGTACGGACAGTAACGCTTCTTACAATATTATCTGTACCTGCATGTAGATTTTCAATTCTACCTAAATTCCACTTCATGCAAGGTAAATTGTCTTCCTTGATTAAAACTAACAAACCTTCCTTTAAGTTTGGGGTATTGTTGTTCTTATTATTTCTAACGTTTAAGCTACTCAGATATTCTTTGTACCAGCGCGAccaaaattcttgttttattttcctaatattttcccATGCATTGAGCCTATTTGTCGGAATTGTTTTATAGTCTATTTCAGGAAGGCTTGTCATTGAATCACCTATGAGAAAATGACCAGGAGTCAAAGCGGGTAGATCATTAATATCGGTTGACATTTGTGTCAATGGTCTTAAGTTTAGTATTGCCTCTACTTCAGTTGTGAACGTTACAAATTCTGCATGAGTAAATCGTTTGTCATATGCGACCCttttaaaatgatgtttaaattgttttacaaaaaCGTCCCACAAACCTCCGAAATTCGGAGCGTGAGGGGGAATAAAATGCCatttgattttgtttttcatttgcgaaattgtttatttttgttttaagattttgtgAATTCAATAGTGTATATAATTCGTTCAGGTCGTTTTGAACGCCACAGAAATTTGACCCATTATCCAAATAAATCACTTCTGGTAATCTGCGTCTTGCTACAAAACGCTGTAATGACGCTAGAAACGCTTCGCTAGAAAGATCTTCTACGACTTCGATGTGTACGGCTTTAACGACCATGCAAACATAGATTGCTACGTAACACTTAATAAATTTCCTATTCCtgtatttcttttcttttataaagAAGGGACCGCAAAAATCAACTCCTACATTATTAAAAGGCCGAGACTGCCGAACTCTGACGCTGGGAAGATTTCCCATTTTGTAAGTGACTAAACGGGAACTCGCTCGAAACCTTGCAATGCATTTGTGGATATTTTTCTTTACTTGATTTCGCCCGTCAATAATCCAGTACGTTTCTCGAATAGCATACAGTGTATTTTGTGTACCTGTATGATAATTTTTTGTGTGATAATGTTTGATTATTAAGTCAGTGACATGATTACTTCGAGGTAGAATGATAGGATGACGTTTTAAGAATGATATCATTGCTTTGCGAATTCGGCCACCGACCCGAATAATATCATCTTTGTCGATAAATGGATCTAAGGAAGTTAATTGATTCTTTTCTGGTAAAGGTTTTTCATTATTTAGAGCTTGAAATTCgttattgaaaactgatctttgcAATAATCGAATGATTGCGTTCTCAGCTTGTTGCAATTCGTTCACTTGTAAAGTTTTGAAATCCCGTTTCCTTTTCTTGAAACGTAAACAAAATGCAATTATTCGAACTAATTTTGTAAAGGAAGAATGATTTTcgagaatgttcaacaaatattttaaacgcgGATTAATGGTTAATAAACATGCAGCTTTACGATGTTCGGGCAATCCTTTTAAACCGGGTATCCGAGACTCTGGCCACACACTTTTGTCGTGCGACAGCCAAGAAGATCCGAATAACCActgtttattttctaaaaattcatgtggTAATTGTCCTCGCGATAACGCGTCTGCGGGATTGTCTTGGGTTCGAACGTGATGCCAATGCGCTACGTTAGTCCTTTTCTGTATATCTACTACTCGATTTGCtacaaaagtttttaatagattGGATTGAATATTTATCCAATTAAGAGCAATGCTCGAATCTgaccaaaaatttattgaatttaactttaTGTCTATAGAATTCGTTACTTGATTGAATAAATGCGCGAGCAGTTGCATTGCACACAATTCTAATTGAGGCATCGTTCACGTTTTCAATGGTGCAACGCGAGACTTTGAGCACATTAGAGAAACTTTTATATCTCCGTTTGAATTCATCGAACGTAAATAAATGCAAGCTCCGTACCCAGTTTCAGAAGCATAAGAAGATCCGTGAATCTCGAAGTCATTCGCCTCAGGAATAATTGCAAAACGATCAAATTGAATGCCGTTTATTGATTGAAGTTGTGTGCAAAAATTATTCCACGTATAACTTATGTGATAAGGAATCGACTCGCCCCAATCAATCCTGGCTTGCCAAATGTCCTGCATTAATTTGTTCGCGAATAGAATTATAGGTCCCAAAAATCCTATAGGATCGAAAATTTTTGCTATTTcggaaagaatttttcttttagtgattttttcgggagggtcaatatttttaatgttataaacaaatgcatcggTTTTCGCTTTCCAAAAATACCTAGTGTTTTTAAAGAGGAATCtggatcaaaatcaaaatttacgtcAAAGTCTTGTTTTGCAATACCTTCGAGTATTTTCGGGTTTTTCGATGCCCATTGAGATAAGTTTATGCATGCAGTTTTTAATATTCCGATCATTTGACGACATATTTCACGTGCTTCTGATTTGCTATTAGTGCCAGTTAACATGTTGTCGACATACATGTCTGTTCTTAATATTTTCGCTGCTAACGGAAATCGATCCTTTTCATCGGCAGCAAGCTGATGTAAGCATCAAATAGCTAGATAAGGCGCGGCATTGACTCCGAACGTGATCGTATTTAAAGCATACTGTCGAATTTCGTTTATgtgaaaacaaagaattttttagtattttctgtCTTCCTCGCGAATTAAAAATTGTCGATACATTTTTTCCATGTCTGCAATAATTACATAAAACCGAGTCCTGAATCTTAATAAAATGGCAAATAAACAATCTTGAATAGTAGGACCTACTGCTAAACAAACATTGAGCGAAGGACTTTTATCTAGTGGTTCAGCTGATGCGTTAAAAACGACTCTTGTTTTGGTAGTGTTACTTGACTCTTTTATTACCGCGTGATGAGGTAAATAAAACCCGTCAAACTCGACTTAGGGCATCTCTAGAAGAGACATgtgatttaatttaatatattcgtCGATTGCCTTCGTATAATCTATCTGCAATTTTGTGTTccttttaaatttggttttaagtGACATTATTCCTCTCATGGCTATTGGTCGCGAGTTGCCTGGCTTGTCGCAACCTTCTTTAAAAGGTAATGCTACTACAAATCTCCTTTCTTCTTTTCTACGTACGAGCTTTTTGAAGTGTGCTTCGCAAAACAACTCTTCGTCTGACCAATGCCTCTGATTTTCTTGTGTTTCTTCCAACGtccaaaatctttctaaatcgaATTCTATGTTTGTCGTCATGCATTTGGACCGTTTATTTATTCGTGATAAATTAAAGCTACCACCGATTACCCAACCAAGTCTtgtcttttgtaaaattaattcattatttataattatttcaccgTTACAAAACATTGATAATGCAGGACTGACACCTAGTAGCATGTCAACTTTCGCCGGCGTATCAAAATTATCATCAGCTAGTTTTAAGTGCAAaggaattttaatgttttctcttGGAAACTTTTGCATTGGGATAAAATCTGCAATATTCGGTACAACGAATAATATGAgggatttttcaaagtttgaatgaTTCGACTTGATggttaattttgtaaaagaatgagACGTTGTATTCATTTGTTCATCGCTTCAATTGATAATGAGGACGGTGTTTTAATTGCTTTTAGTAAATTCAATAAGTTTTCATTTATGAAATTTACAGTTGAGCAAGTATCTAATAATGTTCGACATTGGATACGTGACAGATTTTTGACACTAACTTCAAGCAAAGCTGTCGGCATTAAATCTAACGAAGAGGATAAAGTCACGTTTGATAAGCAATGACTTATGTGTTCGGGTTCATATAGTTATTTCGTTTCCCTGTTGATTTTATcgtctttaatttcatttttctcttgaTTATTTGAATTTCCGAAATGAAGCAGAGTATTATGTTTTTTACCGCAAGTCCTACAATTTCCAAATCTACATTCACTATCTccgtgattttttaaacaattattgcaaAGCTTTACGTCTTTAACGATCTTGTATCTTTGATTGACTGCGAGACTCagaaatttcttacatttaaacAGAGGATGATATTCTTCGTCAGaacatgcaaaacattttttgtttatttatttaaactagcCAGAGACTGCACGTGTTGCTGTGCTTCGTCTGCTAATCTTTCGACACTACGGTAGCTTTCTTTTTCTTGATTAGGTAAATGTAACAAGAGCGATAAGTGACGAGAAATCAATAAACGCTTATTTTCGTAAGCTTTAACTAACACATCCCAAGCCCGAGTATAGTTATCCTTAGTaattgaaaatacttgaattatttttaacgcTTCGTCACGTAAAGCTGTTCGCAAGTAGTGTAACTTTCCTACTTCCGATAAATCGTCCTGATTGTGGAtcactgacataaaaaaatttttaaatgaaagccaTTGTTCAAGCTGGCCCGTGAAAGTCGGAATAGAAGCTTGTGGTACTTTAATTTTATGCTTAGGTGCATTTGTACGCGGTGTATCGTCACTTGACGCATCAGAGTTTGGCAATGTTGTTAAATTAAGCGGATCTGCATGGCCAGAATAAGTTTCAGCTACGTGTTTCTGAGCGATGctcacaattttgtaaaaatcattcaaaattgaatatctttCGTTTTTGCTAGCTAATGATTCgtttaataaatctatttttgcGCACAACGCATCAAAATGCTCGAATAATGAATTTAATCCTTGCAATCGTATTGGCAATTGATATAAATCAGTATCTTTATCATAGCTATTTAAAAACGATTGGAACTCTTTTAATTGTCCTTTAGTAGTTTCACGctttaatgttaattttctaagtttttcctCGTCTTCCATTCTGAGGTAGAGGCAATTTTACTGTCgcgattaaaaatctttaattgattCAACAAACAAGAGAAGCACTTACTGTTACGCAGGTGACGTAGATGAACGGTGTCGATGCTGTGTTGAATTATCGTGGTGGAGGTCGTGAAGCTGTCGTGTCCACGGCGAAGTTGATGTCGTCTGGGCTCCCAGAAGAAGGCACCAGTTATGCTTTTAGTGATTTGTAATCTCCTAACAGGAGAATTGATTTGATTGAATTTCGCCTCCCAGAAGAAGACGATATTTGAGTTGCTCTGGTATGTCTGCCAATAAAATGGTGGAATTGTATTGAAATTGtgtgcttaaaaaaattatataaaaatttatatcacaAACTTTTGTGAAATTGGTATTGAGAACTGTTAGTCACCGCAGATCTTATTTTTCGCAATTTGGAATGAACTTACCGTGTCACTTcactttgaattttcttgaatttgttttatttaattgtgtgaaattgtattaaattgtattgtaaattttgtatttgaacttttgtaattaatgaaTTGATTTTATGGATCGTTTGCGccgatccggctcgaaggaccaaactTTTATGCACCTATGCTTAGGTGCCTTACACCGAAAACTAATCCGATGCAAGTAATTTCGGAATAAAAAGTAAATGTGTAAAttggaatgaaatgaatttattcagtgaaaaattgaACAGAGTGACGTGCTCTAGTTAGAGGATCGAGCAAGACTATTGACCCCTCCATTACATGGGGTCCCTTAAGTATCCCATCGTTGTTTACAGGGAGGTTTTGGTTTCGACACGATTTCGTAGATCTATAACCGTTAATCATTAACTCTTCGAGATACATACGACACTTGAAAGCGCATGTCGAAATAAGTGTTCAGATCTGGCCGATCGTAAATGTATAAAGTTTCTTATatcgtagaaaattctatttttcggcCAAGGTGACTTGAGAAAAAAACAGGGTATAAGATTTCAATGCCTTTCCCGACATAAAGACTCGCTGaaataattcgttaaaatatGATATACTAACAAAAGTATGAATAGTTACTTTCAAAAATACACGTGCACGTGTTCAATGAGTTCTTGATTAAACTGTTCACTTTTGATCTAGCGCATACCAGTTTAAAGCCAGAAACATTCGATTTCTactacaatttcatttttaagtgaGATAAACTAAacaatacaaaaagaaaattcacaaatgtAAATTCGTTTCTACTCATGTATCTCTTCCACATTATATGCAGTTTCACCATAATCCACGACAACACTCGGTTCgggtaaattttccaaaaatgaaacaggTTGAAGTACATCGTGTACATCATCTGAAAACAGATAAAATAAAGAGAAGCATGAAGATACAAGTGGAACCTTTCTGTAAAGTTATTTGACCAAGTTACACCTCTATTATTTTGTGAACTGTCACTTATGGAAATGTTTATGGTTGGTTCTGAAGCACTTTCACATTCTTTAGAATTTTCGGATGAAGAAGCCTGGCtagtaaaaactaaaaagaaaaacaatatcaaaaaattaatataaaaaagtatacttGCAGTGTCCTTATCCCAAATTACAAGCACAACATTATTTACACTTACGTATATTTTCTTTATTGCTCGAGATCTCATTAAAATTTTCACCAACACTCTCTTCCAAATTACACAAGCCTTCAGGTAACTTGGTGGAATTTTCTACATAcagaaagaaattgaaattaataaaaaaagtctgcAAGTACATTAATAATAACTGTGCTTACGTACATGTTAAATGCTTgtataggaaaaattaaagaaggaaGTTAGTTCCTTAGCTGTCGTATTATTTATTTCCGAAATGTTCCTTTGCGGTTCAAgggtaatttttgtacaaatcgTAGGCAATGCTCCTGGTTTCAAACGTTTTCGCACTCTGGAATCATAAGAACAGAAACTGTCTTCTGTAAAGTGATCGGAGCACAACACATTATACGAGGCAGATATCCAGCCTTCGCGACCTTTTATCTTTACCCATTCTTAGCACAGTGTTTTATCTCGTGGAAAtctacacaaaaaaatattaaaattaaataaaatcttgcGTTTACAATGAAAAACAATATTCTTGCATATTATGCACTTCCAAATGTATAAATGTACATATTT carries:
- the LOC117182604 gene encoding uncharacterized protein LOC117182604, with the translated sequence MEDEEKLRKLTLKRETTKGQLKEFQSFLNSYDKDTDLYQLPIRLQGLNSLFEHFDALCAKIDLLNESLASKNERYSILNDFYKIVSIAQKHVAETYSGHADPLNLTTLPNSDASSDDTPRTNAPKHKIKVPQASIPTFTGQLEQWLSFKNFFMSVIHNQDDLSEVGKLHYLRTALRDEALKIIQVFSITKDNYTRAWDVLVKAYENKRLLISRHLSLLLHLPNQEKESYRSVERLADEAQQHVQSLASLNK
- the LOC117182603 gene encoding uncharacterized protein LOC117182603, which encodes MQKFPRENIKIPLHLKLADDNFDTPAKVDMLLGVSPALSMFCNGEIIINNELILQKTRLGWVIGGSFNLSRINKRSKCMTTNIEFDLERFWTLEETQENQRHWSDEELFCEAHFKKLVRRKEERRFVVALPFKEGCDKPGNSRPIAMRGIMSLKTKFKRNTKLQIDYTKAIDEYIKLNHMSLLEMP